The genome window GCATTTAAGCCTCTCTTCTGAACAAAGAATACAAGAAATTgaccaaataaaagaaaaggtttcacAATCTCTCCAGAAAATGATGCCAAGGGACTTAACAACGAGGCTGAGATCAGAACACGGATATAAACTCAAGATTATtatgtcttcttttcttcttttagtttGCGATCATTTACAAATACACCTGCTAATTTGCAGGAATGTAATAAAGGTACCAAAATCAACTAACATGCATAGTGGCCTCAATCTACCATccaaaaaaggaaaggaaaaaaatgtataCATAAAGAATTACACTCGATCAGCTTCTACTTAGATTACGAAAGAACATACAAGGTGTTGCAAACCTGTAAAAATGTTGGCACAGGATGTGGAAGAGCCAACAAAGTGATGTGGACCTGTAAAATGTTGGCACAGCATTTGCATGGAGCTCTAATGAATGGATGACACCACGAGGACTATATTTTATGGATTGATATTGCACTCTCGCAAATATGCATGATCATAATCAACATATTTTGCCCAGTTGCTTCGATACTTGGGTATGCCTATTTCAAGCCATGGTTTCATGTTGCCATTGTAATGTATAACAGCTGCTCGTTCAATTTCTCTTTGGCTCACATTGGGATTATAGCCAAGGCCCAGAACATGCCAACGTCGGTCAAGGGGGTGAGTCCGTTTCCAAAAAGTAATGAGGCCAGGTGGCAGAGTCCCCAACTTCCATAATTGTCTGTCATGATTCTGTTCACAAACAAAATTTCTTTAGAACCTACAGCAACATAAGACAACCAGAGCTAACTTTTCGAGCATAAATTGATGTTTGAGTTACGCATGTGCTGGAATAAACTATTTAAGATTTAAGAATGAATATTGCATGTATCCAGGCTTATTCTCCAATTTTGAACTAAAACCACTTGTCTAGTTGTAAAAGGTACCAATTTTGAATTCCATTAAACTTGGAACTCTACCCCCAAAAATACATCTTCAAGTAGGTTGCTTACCAGCTTCTGCCATGTATGATATACATCAGTGATGTTTTGCCTCTTCCATTCCTTCAAATCAAAGATGTTCATTCCATATGCCCATCCACAAGCACGGGGATCAAAATTCTTTGAGATATGAGGATTTGAGAAGTTGAGATATCGATCAAAACGATGGAAGTTTTCTCCACAGGTCTCTACAGCACCATTCAcattacccttcaaatcaaggGACCAAAGGCCAGTAAGATCCTTCTGCACCACTATATCATCATCTAAGAATAACACCTTGTTGAGCTTTGGGAAAATCTCTGGCAGGTAAAAGCGAAGATGGTTCAGGATGGACAGGTACTTTGGGTTCCGGTACTTCAAATTCGAATCAGAACTGGCACGAGCTGCCCTGAAGTAATAATCAATCATTGATCGAGAACCCAACTGCTTCAGAACAGGACTATAACTTGAATTTAACCATGTGAATTCTTCAATGTTCTGGACCTGAATAGTGGCTACACCGGGTGGATTTACTAGAAACCACATCCTCATTGCTGCATAGTTGAGTCTATCACTAACAATGTGGAAAACAAGCTTCGAAGGATGCTGCGGATAAGTCAACTCAAAGTGATCAGTTTAAGGatgtcaattaaaataaaaagtctcagatataaatgaaaaaccaaCTTCACTAATGCTATCATGCTCCCTTCCCCTTTCCAAAAGGAGAATTGAAGGAAGTGGAGATGgaaaattaaatactaaattcAAAGGGAAACTATTTTAGCTTTCTTTGAATCAGCTCTTCTTTGGCTTTCTAAGATCTCCTTGGCAACCAAAGGGAGCGTGTTGATGTTCGAATAGAGTATCTTTTGTTTACCTTAGAATTGGTAATGGTGGAGTTCACAACCACTGCTGCTGCCAAAACATTATCCGAGAATAGTGCAATATGGTGAAGTGAAGGGTCATCCAATTTCTCTTGATTTGGAAATTGCTGTTCAGTAGAATTCAAATTATAATACTCCGTTGTCAGGCGCAACGGAAGACAGTGCAAACCTTTAGGTAGCGTCTTTGCAGTTAATTGCGTCAAGAACATGGTCTGCTTCTTATGGACTCGGAGTTGCTCTTCTGTTGAGTGGAGCATTGCCCGGAGCTTCTTTACCATAGTAGCACAGTCATCCTGCATTTGCTTGCCCTTTTCCAGCAATTGGTCCATTGCATTCAATTTCGCATAGGCACTATAATACAAACCAACAAGAATTCCATTATCAGAAGGgggaaaaaacataacaatctattaacttttttttttttttttcacaacgGAGCAATTTAGTTAGCCAGccaattttgatatgttttagaAAGAAACTTACTTCTTTGGCAGATCAGAATCCTTAGTTGCATCTACAAGTACACGCTGAACTTCCTTTACCCGCATTCGAAGCTCCCTTGTAAAGTGGGGATTGTTCTTCGTTGCCGGAAGGGACAGGTACACCCTTGCCTTGATAAGCTGATCTCTGAGCTGCCGCACCCGAGCATCTGGCATAGCTGTTTGATCTGTCTGTTTATTGGTTTCAGTTAACAGAGCATCCTTCTCATCATCGTCGCCCGAGTTTACAGCAGATTGTTGTTCAAGCTAtcaaaaaaggaccaaaaagtTACAAAATTTTAGTTCAcctgtaaattataaattactttCACCATAGAAAactttcttcattcttttgttttcccATAATGTATTTGAGGCCTAAAAGAAATTCAGCAAGCAGGGCATTCATTTTGGAAACCATACAGCTGTCGCATTGCAACTCTGTtcaaattattaagaaaaagtaACAGATTGAGTTGACAATGAGTATGGTTCGTAGCCAATTCAATAGTTCCATCCAAATTGTTAATGGGGTGTGTTCTTTAAGTCTTGAAAAGTGATAGAATCGCTTTTTTCTAGAGATAAATTCTGCATGCACCTTCTATTGCAAGGGAATGTGACGCAATAGAAGAATATTCTACTTCGTAGTTATTTGAATATGGGAAGGGACGGAGAGCCTTTTGAGATGACTATTTCCAACAGCATGAAGTAATTGACATATAGAGTAGACCAAGCTTTAAAAACAAGTAATGAAAATGGCCACAGAACATCAAACTTAGCAAAGCATCACCAAAAACGAATTAGTcctcaaaatataattcaaaccTTAATACAAAAAGGAGCTGCCAAAGACTTTTTGCATATGCCCACGTTCTAATGAACATGGCCACAGAACATCAAACTTAGCAAAGCATCACCAAAAACGAATTAGTcctcaaaatataattcaaaccttaataaaaaaaaaggagctgcCAAAGACTTTTTGCATATGCCCACGTTCtcatagcattttttttttaaaaaaaaaaaacaaacaacaattgaaaatggaaattaaaattaaaatcaaatgtacCTGAACTTGAGTTTTCTGTTTGCTTTCCTGATCACTTCCGTTGTCTGACTGGGATTCCTCCTCTTCCTGATTAGTGGTCTGAATGATCTGTTTGATGATATTGTCGGTTTGAGAATGACCTTCGTCATCAGTGGCAGATAGTACTCTAGCATATTTATGTTCTCTTGCATCAGGCAACTGCGAATCTaatgaacaaaatgataaaCCCAAAATTAGAAATCCAAGAAAGATGGGAaattttgaaagagaagaaaaaagaagaagaagaagaagaaagcacaGACCTTTTTCAGTCAGAATGGTATTGGAGGAGGAGTTGATGTGATCAGTATACACAATCCCAATGGGTTCTTTAATCACGGTAGATGATTCCTCCTACAGTGAGAAATAGAAGAGGTTAGATCTGGAATTCAGCACTGAATTACAAGCAAAAGGAGGAACTTTTAAGACAGAGAAAGAAGTTAAAGATAAACGGACCTGGGGCAACACATTGAGATGTCTGGTATCAGTAGGGAGAGTCTGCAAAACCAAAAAGACATGGAGAATATTATTATGACAAAATGTTAATAAAGAAGTGggttaaggaaaaagaaagagaggagaagggGATTGAACATACAAAAGCATTAACATCTTCTTGTTTAGCTGCGGAACAGAGAGAATAATCATTAATAAACAACACtacttcaaagaaaaaagagagagggagaggataAGAAATGAAAACTTACAAGTAGAAGGGGTAAAGGAGGAGGATAATTTATCAGTATAAAAGAATGGAGACAAGACAGTGAGGAAGAGCAACCCAATCACCAGATTTCTCATCCTCATCGTGGTGAGAATCCCAGAAAAGACTTTTGTTGTGGATGTATGAGAGAAAGAAACTGcattcatcaaattattaaagagAACAACAGCAGGAGGAGGAGATTATAGAGTGTTggtttgaagagagagagagcgagagagaggcCTTTTTCTTGATTGCGGcgtggatggatggatggatgggtcaaacaaacaaaaacagattgacaggagagagagagaggccttttctttttcttttttatataggtTTAATAGAAGAAAAGTATGCAattacagcagcagcagcgtTGAGTTGTGTTGTGTTGTGGTACGATAatgaaagaataataaatagAGGACAGGAAAGGTGAGGTAAGGAGTGAGATGACAGGCAGGCACAGCAGAAAAACTGAGATTAGTAAACAACAGCAGGAGATAAGAGAtagagatgaagatgaagatgagaaGGGAGGATCAAGGAACCGTGTTTTGGTCCTTTCCTTTTTCACCTACACGCGGCCCAGCAGGAAAGATTCCACCTCCCCttgttgatttaatatataatgtATTTGGTCCCTTTAGTTTCAAAACTCTCAATTGAACCCTTCACGGACATAAATTAGGTCTCCATCTTGAAAGATGACCGCTTTTGTTTGATTTCCTCACAACAATCTCTACGAATAAATTGTCCATAATTGCCCTCTGCTTTattacatatacatatacatatacatatacatatacatatacatatatatttatcattcaTTTTCCATTTTTACGTATGCTCTCTCAAGAAATGACAAATCATAAATCTCCCCACTTCTTTAGAGTTAAAAATACTCTAATTATCATAACATTAAATCAAACCATAGCATAAACTGATAAATCATGCTGTTGAAATTAATTTCGGACAGCCCAATGGTTGTGTAGGAACCAGCAACAATATCATTCGATTTAATAATTAgatgctcttttctttttcttttttatagtttaattaattaattaaatcaaataccATGCTCCTAGCTCTCTTACGTGCGTGCTGAGGCCCTCTCCCTCCTCAGCCGTAACTAGTTAAACCACAACATGCTTATAAAATACGTGGATATTCATTTACAAGTAAGCAAGTAACGTGCGTGTACGTATGTCTCTCCTAACCCCTCTATTTTATACtcttaatcatcatcatcatcagtgTTTCTCTGATCATAGCATTAATAACGATGCCTTCTCCTTTCTTGCTGATGTCGCCTTTTTTAaagagtatttttaatattattttttaattcaaaatacattaaattaatattttttatttctcaataattttaataccaaaagtaaaaagatattttaatatatttttaattaaaaataattttcaaaaaacacctTGCAAAAAAACACATATGGTCCTCTCATAGACAAGAGGAACTACACCCACCCACCCTCGTATAGGAATAGATGAGATGCATGCCCGCGTCCTGCAGCgggcttataaaaaaaaatatttaatagtgttataattgtgaatcagcgctaaataagtaatagaaactaaaggtatgatggagccaatatttcatgacggaaaaaaaagttgtgtttgtGATCAAAatttagagactgaacaaaatgattggtagcaatccacagtgttttgggaGGAAAGATATAGTGCTTTCgtcacatgatttagcttttctattaataaaaagcaaaaaaaatacaaaactaaattctctaccaatttaatattaaaaaaaaaccaacaaatataattttggaaggaaaaaaacccatgagaaaaaacattgtagcaattgacaatgttttgtgaggaaaactacagtgatttccccaataaaataaaataaaaaaccatttagagaattACTTTAGCAAtacatagtgttttgtgagaaaaactacaacactTTCcctatatgatttagctttattgtaattataattcttaaccaacttaatattaaaaaaaatagacaaagataattttggaaaaaataataaa of Populus trichocarpa isolate Nisqually-1 chromosome 16, P.trichocarpa_v4.1, whole genome shotgun sequence contains these proteins:
- the LOC18105982 gene encoding probable galacturonosyltransferase 4; protein product: MNAVSFSHTSTTKVFSGILTTMRMRNLVIGLLFLTVLSPFFYTDKLSSSFTPSTSKQEDVNAFTLPTDTRHLNVLPQEESSTVIKEPIGIVYTDHINSSSNTILTEKDSQLPDAREHKYARVLSATDDEGHSQTDNIIKQIIQTTNQEEEESQSDNGSDQESKQKTQVQLEQQSAVNSGDDDEKDALLTETNKQTDQTAMPDARVRQLRDQLIKARVYLSLPATKNNPHFTRELRMRVKEVQRVLVDATKDSDLPKNAYAKLNAMDQLLEKGKQMQDDCATMVKKLRAMLHSTEEQLRVHKKQTMFLTQLTAKTLPKGLHCLPLRLTTEYYNLNSTEQQFPNQEKLDDPSLHHIALFSDNVLAAAVVVNSTITNSKHPSKLVFHIVSDRLNYAAMRMWFLVNPPGVATIQVQNIEEFTWLNSSYSPVLKQLGSRSMIDYYFRAARASSDSNLKYRNPKYLSILNHLRFYLPEIFPKLNKVLFLDDDIVVQKDLTGLWSLDLKGNVNGAVETCGENFHRFDRYLNFSNPHISKNFDPRACGWAYGMNIFDLKEWKRQNITDVYHTWQKLNHDRQLWKLGTLPPGLITFWKRTHPLDRRWHVLGLGYNPNVSQREIERAAVIHYNGNMKPWLEIGIPKYRSNWAKYVDYDHAYLRECNINP